In one Nicotiana sylvestris chromosome 8, ASM39365v2, whole genome shotgun sequence genomic region, the following are encoded:
- the LOC138875901 gene encoding uncharacterized protein, translated as MGRGVAQSASSAATTSVAPPPARCTIATIGRGIAGGGIQSSRGPNKFYVMRRRQTSEAFPDPSHVLAFSVALSSLYEHIRERQYEDPHLFVIRDIVRHGGAKKVTIGDDEVLRMQDRICVPNADGLRELILEEARNSRYSIHLSAAKIYQDLRQHYWRRSMKKDIIAYVAQCLNCQQVKYEH; from the exons ATGGGCAGGGGTGTTGCACAGTCAGCTAGTTCTGCAGCTACTACATCTGTAGCGCCTCCTCCAGCTCGATGCACTATAGCGACCATAGGGCGTGGAATAGCTGGGGGTGGCATTCAGAGCTCGAGAGGGCCCAACAAGTTCTATGTTATGAGAAGGCGTCAAACGTCGGAGGCTTTTCCAG ATCCCAGTCATGTTCTAGCTTTTTCAGTCGCTCTGTCTTCCTTGTATGAGCACATCAGAGAGCGGCAGTATGAGGATCCTCATTTGTTTGTCATTAGGGACATTGTGCGACACGgtggtgccaagaaggttactattggagatgatgaggttttgaggatgcaggatcgtatttgtgtgcctaatgcagatgggcttcgtgagttgattcttgaggaggcccgcaattcccggtattctattcatctaagTGCCGCCAAGATATATCAGgacttgcgacaacattattggcgGAGAAGTATGAAGAAGGATATAattgcatatgtagctcagtgtctaaattgtcagcaagtaaagtatgagcattag